The following coding sequences are from one Carassius gibelio isolate Cgi1373 ecotype wild population from Czech Republic chromosome B7, carGib1.2-hapl.c, whole genome shotgun sequence window:
- the smarcd3b gene encoding SWI/SNF-related matrix-associated actin-dependent regulator of chromatin subfamily D member 3b isoform X1, whose translation MASEETAGGARKATKSKLFEFLVHGVRPGMPSGARMPHQGAPMGPPGPPYGGSPAVRPGLTNQAMETSRKRPAASQQQIQQQQAVQNRNRKKPVGFPGPNEMPGRAMDTREAQSDPTLGSNAKRRKMADKILPQRIRELVPESQAYMDLLAFERKLDQTIMRKRVDIQEALKRPMKQKRKLRLYISNTFNPAKPDAEDSEGSIASWELRVEGKLLDDPGKMKRKFSSFFKSLVIELDKDLYGPDNHLVEWHRTPTTQETDGFQVKRPGDVNVRCTLLLMLDYQPPQFKLDPRLARLLGIHTQTRSSIIQALWQYVKTNKMQDSHDKEYINCDKYFQQIFDCPRLKFSDIPQRLTNLLLPPDPIVINHIISVDANDQKKTACYDIDVEVEDPLKAQMSSFLLSTANQQEIASLDNKIHETIESINQLKIQRDFMLSFSRDPKGYIQDWLKSQSRDLKLMTDVVGNPEEERRAEFYHQPWSQEAVSRYFYCKIQQRRQELEQALALRNT comes from the exons CGGCCCGGTATGCCATCAGGAGCACGAATGCCTCATCAGGGGGCCCCAATGGGGCCTCCAGGACCACCATATGGAGGAAGCCCCGCTGTCCGGCCCGGACTCACCAATCAGGCCATGGAAACCAGTCGTAAACGGCCCGCTGCTTCACAGCAGCAGATTCAACAGCAGCAGGCCGTACAGAATCGAAACAGGAA GAAGCCTGTTGGATTCCCGGGACCAAATGAGATGCCAGGGAGAGCGATGGACACGAGAGAGGCTCAATCAGATCCCACACTCGGATCAAA TGCCAAGAGGAGGAAGATGGCTGATAAGATCCTTCCACAAAGG ATTCGTGAGCTGGTACCGGAGTCACAGGCGTATATGGATCTGTTGGCATTCGAGCGTAAATTAGACCAGACCATAATGCGCAAGCGGGTGGACATCCAAGAGGCACTTAAGAGACCCATGAAG CAAAAGCGAAAACTGCGTCTCTACATCTCCAACACGTTTAACCCTGCCAAGCCTGATGCAGAGGACTCTGAAGGAAGCATTGCATCCTGGGAGCTGCGTGTGGAGGGCAAACTGCTGGATGAT CCGGGAAAGATGAAGAGGAAGTTCTCCTCATTCTTCAAGAGTCTGGTGATTGAGCTCGACAAAGACCTTTACGGCCCTGACAACCATTTGGTTGAG TGGCATCGTACCCCAACCACTCAAGAGACAGACGGTTTCCAGGTGAAGAGGCCTGGAGATGTGAATGTGCGCTGCACCCTGCTGTTAATGCTGGATTACCAG CCGCCTCAGTTTAAACTGGATCCGCGTCTGGCTCGTCTGCTGGGAATACACACACAGACTCGCTCGAGTATCATCCAGGCCCTCTGGCAGTATGTCAAAACCAACAAGATGCAGGACTCGCATGACAAGGAGTACATCAACTGTGACAAGTACTTCCAACAG ATCTTCGACTGTCCACGTCTGAAGTTCTCTGACATTCCACAGCGCCTCACCAACCTTTTACTTCCCCCCGACCCTATTGTCATCAATCACATCATTAG CGTCGACGCTAATGATCAGAAAAAGACGGCGTGCTATGACATTGATGTAGAGGTGGAAGATCCCCTTAAAGCACAAATGAGCAGCTTCTTGCTCTCCACAGCCAATCAGCAAGAGATTGCCTCTCTGGACAACAAG ATCCATGAGACTATTGAGTCCATCAATCAGCTGAAGATCCAGAGAGATTTCATGCTCAGCTTCTCCAGAGATCCTAAAGGCTACATCCAGGACTGGCTCAAATCCCAGAGCAGAGATCTGAAG CTGATGACAGATGTTGTGGGGAAcccagaggaagagaggagagcagAGTTTTATCATCAGCCTTGGTCCCAGGAGGCTGTTAGCCGTTACTTCTACTGCAAG ATTCAGCAGAGGAGGCAGGAGCTGGAGCAGGCCTTGGCCTTGAGGAACACCTAG
- the smarcd3b gene encoding SWI/SNF-related matrix-associated actin-dependent regulator of chromatin subfamily D member 3b isoform X3, with translation MASEETAGGARKATKSKLFEFLVHGVRPGMPSGARMPHQGAPMGPPGPPYGGSPAVRPGLTNQAMETSRKRPAASQQQIQQQQAVQNRNRNAKRRKMADKILPQRIRELVPESQAYMDLLAFERKLDQTIMRKRVDIQEALKRPMKQKRKLRLYISNTFNPAKPDAEDSEGSIASWELRVEGKLLDDPGKMKRKFSSFFKSLVIELDKDLYGPDNHLVEWHRTPTTQETDGFQVKRPGDVNVRCTLLLMLDYQPPQFKLDPRLARLLGIHTQTRSSIIQALWQYVKTNKMQDSHDKEYINCDKYFQQIFDCPRLKFSDIPQRLTNLLLPPDPIVINHIISVDANDQKKTACYDIDVEVEDPLKAQMSSFLLSTANQQEIASLDNKIHETIESINQLKIQRDFMLSFSRDPKGYIQDWLKSQSRDLKLMTDVVGNPEEERRAEFYHQPWSQEAVSRYFYCKIQQRRQELEQALALRNT, from the exons CGGCCCGGTATGCCATCAGGAGCACGAATGCCTCATCAGGGGGCCCCAATGGGGCCTCCAGGACCACCATATGGAGGAAGCCCCGCTGTCCGGCCCGGACTCACCAATCAGGCCATGGAAACCAGTCGTAAACGGCCCGCTGCTTCACAGCAGCAGATTCAACAGCAGCAGGCCGTACAGAATCGAAACAGGAA TGCCAAGAGGAGGAAGATGGCTGATAAGATCCTTCCACAAAGG ATTCGTGAGCTGGTACCGGAGTCACAGGCGTATATGGATCTGTTGGCATTCGAGCGTAAATTAGACCAGACCATAATGCGCAAGCGGGTGGACATCCAAGAGGCACTTAAGAGACCCATGAAG CAAAAGCGAAAACTGCGTCTCTACATCTCCAACACGTTTAACCCTGCCAAGCCTGATGCAGAGGACTCTGAAGGAAGCATTGCATCCTGGGAGCTGCGTGTGGAGGGCAAACTGCTGGATGAT CCGGGAAAGATGAAGAGGAAGTTCTCCTCATTCTTCAAGAGTCTGGTGATTGAGCTCGACAAAGACCTTTACGGCCCTGACAACCATTTGGTTGAG TGGCATCGTACCCCAACCACTCAAGAGACAGACGGTTTCCAGGTGAAGAGGCCTGGAGATGTGAATGTGCGCTGCACCCTGCTGTTAATGCTGGATTACCAG CCGCCTCAGTTTAAACTGGATCCGCGTCTGGCTCGTCTGCTGGGAATACACACACAGACTCGCTCGAGTATCATCCAGGCCCTCTGGCAGTATGTCAAAACCAACAAGATGCAGGACTCGCATGACAAGGAGTACATCAACTGTGACAAGTACTTCCAACAG ATCTTCGACTGTCCACGTCTGAAGTTCTCTGACATTCCACAGCGCCTCACCAACCTTTTACTTCCCCCCGACCCTATTGTCATCAATCACATCATTAG CGTCGACGCTAATGATCAGAAAAAGACGGCGTGCTATGACATTGATGTAGAGGTGGAAGATCCCCTTAAAGCACAAATGAGCAGCTTCTTGCTCTCCACAGCCAATCAGCAAGAGATTGCCTCTCTGGACAACAAG ATCCATGAGACTATTGAGTCCATCAATCAGCTGAAGATCCAGAGAGATTTCATGCTCAGCTTCTCCAGAGATCCTAAAGGCTACATCCAGGACTGGCTCAAATCCCAGAGCAGAGATCTGAAG CTGATGACAGATGTTGTGGGGAAcccagaggaagagaggagagcagAGTTTTATCATCAGCCTTGGTCCCAGGAGGCTGTTAGCCGTTACTTCTACTGCAAG ATTCAGCAGAGGAGGCAGGAGCTGGAGCAGGCCTTGGCCTTGAGGAACACCTAG
- the smarcd3b gene encoding SWI/SNF-related matrix-associated actin-dependent regulator of chromatin subfamily D member 3b isoform X4 → MERKRPGMPSGARMPHQGAPMGPPGPPYGGSPAVRPGLTNQAMETSRKRPAASQQQIQQQQAVQNRNRNAKRRKMADKILPQRIRELVPESQAYMDLLAFERKLDQTIMRKRVDIQEALKRPMKQKRKLRLYISNTFNPAKPDAEDSEGSIASWELRVEGKLLDDPGKMKRKFSSFFKSLVIELDKDLYGPDNHLVEWHRTPTTQETDGFQVKRPGDVNVRCTLLLMLDYQPPQFKLDPRLARLLGIHTQTRSSIIQALWQYVKTNKMQDSHDKEYINCDKYFQQIFDCPRLKFSDIPQRLTNLLLPPDPIVINHIISVDANDQKKTACYDIDVEVEDPLKAQMSSFLLSTANQQEIASLDNKIHETIESINQLKIQRDFMLSFSRDPKGYIQDWLKSQSRDLKLMTDVVGNPEEERRAEFYHQPWSQEAVSRYFYCKIQQRRQELEQALALRNT, encoded by the exons CGGCCCGGTATGCCATCAGGAGCACGAATGCCTCATCAGGGGGCCCCAATGGGGCCTCCAGGACCACCATATGGAGGAAGCCCCGCTGTCCGGCCCGGACTCACCAATCAGGCCATGGAAACCAGTCGTAAACGGCCCGCTGCTTCACAGCAGCAGATTCAACAGCAGCAGGCCGTACAGAATCGAAACAGGAA TGCCAAGAGGAGGAAGATGGCTGATAAGATCCTTCCACAAAGG ATTCGTGAGCTGGTACCGGAGTCACAGGCGTATATGGATCTGTTGGCATTCGAGCGTAAATTAGACCAGACCATAATGCGCAAGCGGGTGGACATCCAAGAGGCACTTAAGAGACCCATGAAG CAAAAGCGAAAACTGCGTCTCTACATCTCCAACACGTTTAACCCTGCCAAGCCTGATGCAGAGGACTCTGAAGGAAGCATTGCATCCTGGGAGCTGCGTGTGGAGGGCAAACTGCTGGATGAT CCGGGAAAGATGAAGAGGAAGTTCTCCTCATTCTTCAAGAGTCTGGTGATTGAGCTCGACAAAGACCTTTACGGCCCTGACAACCATTTGGTTGAG TGGCATCGTACCCCAACCACTCAAGAGACAGACGGTTTCCAGGTGAAGAGGCCTGGAGATGTGAATGTGCGCTGCACCCTGCTGTTAATGCTGGATTACCAG CCGCCTCAGTTTAAACTGGATCCGCGTCTGGCTCGTCTGCTGGGAATACACACACAGACTCGCTCGAGTATCATCCAGGCCCTCTGGCAGTATGTCAAAACCAACAAGATGCAGGACTCGCATGACAAGGAGTACATCAACTGTGACAAGTACTTCCAACAG ATCTTCGACTGTCCACGTCTGAAGTTCTCTGACATTCCACAGCGCCTCACCAACCTTTTACTTCCCCCCGACCCTATTGTCATCAATCACATCATTAG CGTCGACGCTAATGATCAGAAAAAGACGGCGTGCTATGACATTGATGTAGAGGTGGAAGATCCCCTTAAAGCACAAATGAGCAGCTTCTTGCTCTCCACAGCCAATCAGCAAGAGATTGCCTCTCTGGACAACAAG ATCCATGAGACTATTGAGTCCATCAATCAGCTGAAGATCCAGAGAGATTTCATGCTCAGCTTCTCCAGAGATCCTAAAGGCTACATCCAGGACTGGCTCAAATCCCAGAGCAGAGATCTGAAG CTGATGACAGATGTTGTGGGGAAcccagaggaagagaggagagcagAGTTTTATCATCAGCCTTGGTCCCAGGAGGCTGTTAGCCGTTACTTCTACTGCAAG ATTCAGCAGAGGAGGCAGGAGCTGGAGCAGGCCTTGGCCTTGAGGAACACCTAG
- the smarcd3b gene encoding SWI/SNF-related matrix-associated actin-dependent regulator of chromatin subfamily D member 3b isoform X2 produces MERKRPGMPSGARMPHQGAPMGPPGPPYGGSPAVRPGLTNQAMETSRKRPAASQQQIQQQQAVQNRNRKKPVGFPGPNEMPGRAMDTREAQSDPTLGSNAKRRKMADKILPQRIRELVPESQAYMDLLAFERKLDQTIMRKRVDIQEALKRPMKQKRKLRLYISNTFNPAKPDAEDSEGSIASWELRVEGKLLDDPGKMKRKFSSFFKSLVIELDKDLYGPDNHLVEWHRTPTTQETDGFQVKRPGDVNVRCTLLLMLDYQPPQFKLDPRLARLLGIHTQTRSSIIQALWQYVKTNKMQDSHDKEYINCDKYFQQIFDCPRLKFSDIPQRLTNLLLPPDPIVINHIISVDANDQKKTACYDIDVEVEDPLKAQMSSFLLSTANQQEIASLDNKIHETIESINQLKIQRDFMLSFSRDPKGYIQDWLKSQSRDLKLMTDVVGNPEEERRAEFYHQPWSQEAVSRYFYCKIQQRRQELEQALALRNT; encoded by the exons CGGCCCGGTATGCCATCAGGAGCACGAATGCCTCATCAGGGGGCCCCAATGGGGCCTCCAGGACCACCATATGGAGGAAGCCCCGCTGTCCGGCCCGGACTCACCAATCAGGCCATGGAAACCAGTCGTAAACGGCCCGCTGCTTCACAGCAGCAGATTCAACAGCAGCAGGCCGTACAGAATCGAAACAGGAA GAAGCCTGTTGGATTCCCGGGACCAAATGAGATGCCAGGGAGAGCGATGGACACGAGAGAGGCTCAATCAGATCCCACACTCGGATCAAA TGCCAAGAGGAGGAAGATGGCTGATAAGATCCTTCCACAAAGG ATTCGTGAGCTGGTACCGGAGTCACAGGCGTATATGGATCTGTTGGCATTCGAGCGTAAATTAGACCAGACCATAATGCGCAAGCGGGTGGACATCCAAGAGGCACTTAAGAGACCCATGAAG CAAAAGCGAAAACTGCGTCTCTACATCTCCAACACGTTTAACCCTGCCAAGCCTGATGCAGAGGACTCTGAAGGAAGCATTGCATCCTGGGAGCTGCGTGTGGAGGGCAAACTGCTGGATGAT CCGGGAAAGATGAAGAGGAAGTTCTCCTCATTCTTCAAGAGTCTGGTGATTGAGCTCGACAAAGACCTTTACGGCCCTGACAACCATTTGGTTGAG TGGCATCGTACCCCAACCACTCAAGAGACAGACGGTTTCCAGGTGAAGAGGCCTGGAGATGTGAATGTGCGCTGCACCCTGCTGTTAATGCTGGATTACCAG CCGCCTCAGTTTAAACTGGATCCGCGTCTGGCTCGTCTGCTGGGAATACACACACAGACTCGCTCGAGTATCATCCAGGCCCTCTGGCAGTATGTCAAAACCAACAAGATGCAGGACTCGCATGACAAGGAGTACATCAACTGTGACAAGTACTTCCAACAG ATCTTCGACTGTCCACGTCTGAAGTTCTCTGACATTCCACAGCGCCTCACCAACCTTTTACTTCCCCCCGACCCTATTGTCATCAATCACATCATTAG CGTCGACGCTAATGATCAGAAAAAGACGGCGTGCTATGACATTGATGTAGAGGTGGAAGATCCCCTTAAAGCACAAATGAGCAGCTTCTTGCTCTCCACAGCCAATCAGCAAGAGATTGCCTCTCTGGACAACAAG ATCCATGAGACTATTGAGTCCATCAATCAGCTGAAGATCCAGAGAGATTTCATGCTCAGCTTCTCCAGAGATCCTAAAGGCTACATCCAGGACTGGCTCAAATCCCAGAGCAGAGATCTGAAG CTGATGACAGATGTTGTGGGGAAcccagaggaagagaggagagcagAGTTTTATCATCAGCCTTGGTCCCAGGAGGCTGTTAGCCGTTACTTCTACTGCAAG ATTCAGCAGAGGAGGCAGGAGCTGGAGCAGGCCTTGGCCTTGAGGAACACCTAG